A stretch of the Bacillus licheniformis DSM 13 = ATCC 14580 genome encodes the following:
- the aspS gene encoding aspartate--tRNA ligase produces MFGRTYYCGEITEKAIGETVVLKGWVQKRRDLGGLIFIDLRDRTGIVQVVFNPDVSKDALETAESIRSEYVLDITGKVVAREEATVNPNLKTGRIEIQAESVDVLSAAKTPPFAISDQAAEVSEDIRLKHRYLDLRRPEMFNSLKMRHNVTKAVRRFLDDNGFLDIETPVLTKSTPEGARDYLVPSRVHEGEFYALPQSPQIFKQLLMVSGFDRYYQIARCFRDEDLRADRQPEFTQIDIEMSFMSQEDIMKLSEEMMAHVMRETHGIEISLPLPRMSYEDAMNRYGSDKPDTRFGMLLTDVSEAVKDSDFKVFASAVANGGAVKAINVKGAAANYSRKDIDALGEFAANYGAKGLAWLKTEADGLKGPIAKFFAGEKQEALVQALDAADGDLLLFVADKLEVANDALGALRLKLGKELNLIDESLFNFLWVVDWPLLEYDAEEGRYYAAHHPFTMPVREDLKLIETNPQDMKAQAYDLVLNGYELGGGSIRIFEKDVQEKMFGLLGFSEEEAKEQFGFLLEAFDYGAPPHGGIALGLDRLVMLLSGRTNLRDTIAFPKTASASCLMTEAPSEVDNAQLDELHLEIKRKIRQ; encoded by the coding sequence TTGTTTGGACGAACGTATTATTGTGGCGAAATAACGGAGAAGGCGATCGGAGAAACCGTCGTTTTAAAAGGATGGGTTCAAAAAAGACGCGATCTTGGAGGCTTGATTTTTATTGATTTGAGAGATCGTACCGGCATTGTGCAGGTCGTATTTAATCCAGACGTTTCCAAAGACGCCCTGGAAACAGCTGAAAGCATCCGCAGCGAATATGTGCTTGACATTACAGGCAAAGTCGTTGCCCGTGAAGAAGCAACAGTCAATCCAAACTTGAAGACCGGAAGGATCGAAATTCAGGCGGAATCGGTAGATGTGCTGAGTGCGGCCAAAACGCCTCCTTTTGCGATCAGCGACCAGGCTGCAGAAGTATCTGAAGACATCAGATTAAAGCACCGCTATCTCGACTTGCGCCGTCCGGAGATGTTCAACTCCCTGAAAATGCGCCATAACGTCACAAAAGCTGTCCGCCGCTTTTTGGATGACAACGGCTTTCTTGATATTGAAACGCCTGTTTTAACAAAAAGCACGCCTGAAGGCGCGCGCGACTATCTTGTACCGAGCCGGGTGCATGAAGGGGAATTTTATGCGCTTCCGCAATCTCCGCAAATCTTTAAGCAGCTCTTGATGGTGTCAGGGTTTGACCGCTATTATCAAATCGCCCGCTGCTTCAGGGATGAGGACCTGCGCGCCGACCGTCAGCCTGAGTTTACGCAAATCGATATCGAAATGTCATTTATGAGCCAGGAAGACATCATGAAGCTCTCAGAAGAAATGATGGCGCATGTGATGCGTGAAACGCACGGCATTGAAATCTCGCTTCCGCTTCCTAGAATGTCGTATGAGGATGCAATGAACCGATACGGCTCAGACAAACCGGATACGCGCTTCGGCATGCTGTTGACGGATGTGTCAGAAGCAGTGAAGGATTCGGACTTTAAAGTGTTCGCTTCGGCTGTGGCGAACGGCGGAGCGGTCAAGGCGATCAATGTAAAAGGAGCCGCTGCAAACTACTCTCGCAAAGATATCGATGCGCTTGGAGAGTTCGCTGCAAACTATGGAGCAAAAGGGCTGGCTTGGCTGAAAACAGAAGCGGATGGACTTAAAGGACCGATTGCGAAGTTTTTTGCCGGCGAAAAACAGGAGGCACTTGTTCAGGCGCTTGACGCCGCAGACGGGGATCTGCTTCTCTTTGTGGCCGACAAGCTCGAAGTCGCCAATGACGCGCTGGGAGCGCTTCGTTTAAAGCTTGGTAAAGAGCTGAACCTGATCGATGAAAGCTTGTTTAACTTCTTATGGGTTGTCGACTGGCCGCTTCTTGAGTACGATGCTGAGGAAGGCCGCTACTATGCCGCACACCACCCGTTCACAATGCCTGTCAGAGAGGATCTCAAGCTGATCGAGACGAATCCGCAGGACATGAAAGCGCAGGCTTACGACCTTGTCCTAAACGGCTATGAACTTGGCGGCGGCTCGATCCGTATTTTTGAAAAAGACGTTCAGGAGAAAATGTTTGGCCTTCTCGGCTTTTCAGAAGAAGAAGCGAAGGAGCAATTCGGGTTCCTGCTCGAGGCTTTTGATTACGGGGCTCCTCCGCATGGCGGAATTGCGCTCGGTCTTGACAGGCTGGTGATGCTGCTCAGCGGCCGTACGAATTTGAGGGATACGATCGCATTTCCGAAAACGGCCAGCGCAAGCTGCCTGATGACCGAAGCGCCAAGCGAGGTCGACAATGCTCAGCTTGATGAGCTGCACCTTGAAATCAAACGCAAAATTCGACAGTAA
- the dtd gene encoding D-aminoacyl-tRNA deacylase: MRLVVQRVTDASVSVGGETVGEIGLGLMVLVGVTHEDTSEDAAYLAEKLVNLRIFEDEGEKMNLSLLDVGGSVLSVSQFTLYGDTKKGRRPNFTKAAKPDQALQLYEEWNSMLRAKGVTVETGRFGEMMDVKLTNSGPVTFIMDSKA, encoded by the coding sequence ATGAGATTAGTTGTTCAGCGCGTCACAGATGCAAGCGTTTCGGTAGGAGGCGAGACTGTCGGCGAAATCGGCCTCGGCTTGATGGTGCTTGTCGGCGTGACGCACGAAGATACGAGCGAGGATGCCGCATATTTGGCGGAGAAGCTTGTCAATCTGCGAATTTTTGAGGATGAAGGCGAAAAGATGAACCTGTCGCTTTTAGATGTCGGGGGCTCCGTTTTATCGGTTTCTCAGTTTACCTTGTACGGCGACACGAAAAAAGGAAGACGGCCGAATTTTACAAAAGCGGCAAAGCCCGATCAGGCGCTTCAATTGTACGAAGAGTGGAACAGCATGCTTCGCGCAAAAGGCGTCACTGTCGAAACGGGAAGATTTGGAGAAATGATGGATGTCAAGCTGACAAATTCGGGTCCCGTCACGTTTATTATGGATTCGAAAGCATAA
- a CDS encoding cysteine desulfurase family protein gives MERIYLDHAATSPTDPRVVEKMLPYLTENFGNPSSIHSFGRESRKWLDSTRELIAQEIGAHPNEIVFTSGGTEADNMAILGSALAREKQGRHIITTKIEHHAVLHTCNRLEEMGFDVTYLDVDESGRISAEQVKDALRDDTILVTVMYGNNEVGTIQPIDEIGDLLKDHPALFHTDAVQAFGFLPIDVQKSRIDMMSVSGHKLNGPKGTGFLYVNENVKLSQLLFGGEQERKRRAGTENVPGIAGLGEAVLLSGREREEKSDLYRRFKDIITRTLEAEGVSFDVNGSRRHSLPHILNLYFPGVSVESLLVNLDMAGIAVSSGSACTAGSVLPSHVLSAMFGEEDDRLTSSVRISFGFGNTEEQVERAAKELAKVVKRLS, from the coding sequence ATGGAACGGATTTACTTAGACCATGCAGCGACTTCTCCGACTGACCCCCGGGTAGTGGAAAAAATGCTGCCTTACTTAACGGAAAACTTCGGAAACCCTTCAAGCATTCATTCCTTTGGAAGGGAGAGCCGGAAATGGCTTGACAGCACGAGGGAGCTGATCGCTCAGGAAATCGGAGCGCATCCCAATGAAATCGTTTTTACGAGCGGGGGAACCGAAGCCGACAATATGGCGATTCTCGGAAGCGCGCTGGCGAGAGAGAAGCAGGGCCGCCACATCATCACGACAAAGATCGAGCACCATGCCGTTCTGCATACGTGCAACAGGCTTGAAGAAATGGGATTTGACGTCACATATCTAGACGTCGACGAAAGCGGAAGAATCTCCGCCGAGCAGGTGAAAGACGCACTGCGAGACGATACCATCCTGGTGACGGTTATGTATGGGAACAATGAAGTGGGAACGATTCAGCCGATAGATGAGATCGGCGATCTGCTAAAGGACCATCCCGCGCTGTTTCATACAGATGCGGTTCAAGCCTTCGGTTTTTTGCCGATTGATGTGCAAAAAAGCCGTATCGATATGATGTCTGTCTCCGGACATAAACTTAACGGGCCGAAGGGAACAGGCTTTTTATACGTCAACGAAAACGTGAAGCTCAGCCAGCTTCTTTTCGGAGGAGAGCAGGAACGCAAACGCCGGGCGGGAACGGAAAATGTCCCGGGAATCGCGGGGCTCGGTGAAGCTGTTTTGCTCTCGGGTCGGGAAAGAGAAGAAAAATCGGATCTTTACCGCCGGTTTAAAGACATCATCACCCGTACGCTGGAAGCAGAAGGCGTCTCATTCGATGTGAACGGCAGCAGGCGGCACAGTCTGCCGCATATTTTGAATCTGTATTTCCCGGGAGTATCTGTTGAATCGCTGCTCGTCAATCTCGATATGGCGGGAATCGCAGTATCGAGCGGATCGGCGTGCACGGCCGGGTCTGTGCTTCCGTCTCATGTTCTCTCCGCCATGTTTGGCGAAGAAGACGATCGGCTCACGTCATCCGTCCGGATCAGCTTCGGCTTTGGCAATACAGAGGAACAGGTTGAGCGCGCCGCGAAAGAACTTGCTAAAGTTGTTAAGCGTCTGTCATAA
- the hisS gene encoding histidine--tRNA ligase → MGFNIPRGTQDILPGESERWQYVEKIARETCHAYQYKEIRTPIFEHTELFSRGVGESTDIVQKEMYTFADKKGRSLTLRPEGTASAVRSFVENKLFANPVQPTKLYYIGPMFRYERPQTGRYRQFYQFGIEAIGSNDPAIDAEVIALAMSVYRKAGLSNLKLVINSLGDKESRTAHREALIRHFEPRIDEFCSDCQKRLRQNPLRILDCKKDRDHELLKTAPSILDYLNEESKAYFAKVQQYLTDIGIAFEVDPNLVRGLDYYNHTAFEIMSNAEGFGAITTLAGGGRYDGLTEEFGGPKAPGIGFAMSIERLLAALDAENVKVGADEGIDCYIVTLGDKAKDYSVSLLYKLREAGISAEIDYEQKKMKGQFKSADRLNAKYIAVLGEDELNQNQINVKDGKTGDQQAIGLDDFIRFLKTNTES, encoded by the coding sequence ATGGGATTTAATATTCCAAGGGGAACACAAGATATTCTCCCCGGAGAATCGGAACGCTGGCAATATGTCGAAAAGATTGCGAGAGAAACGTGTCATGCGTATCAATATAAAGAAATCCGGACGCCTATTTTTGAACATACAGAACTATTTTCCCGCGGGGTGGGAGAATCGACCGATATTGTGCAAAAAGAAATGTATACATTCGCAGACAAAAAAGGAAGAAGCCTGACGCTTCGTCCTGAAGGCACTGCATCTGCAGTACGCTCTTTTGTGGAAAACAAACTTTTTGCAAATCCGGTTCAGCCGACGAAGCTTTACTACATTGGACCGATGTTCCGCTATGAAAGGCCGCAGACGGGCCGCTACCGCCAATTTTATCAATTCGGCATCGAAGCGATCGGTTCGAACGATCCGGCGATTGACGCGGAGGTCATTGCTTTGGCGATGAGTGTATACCGGAAAGCGGGTCTCAGCAACCTGAAGCTTGTCATTAACAGCCTCGGCGACAAAGAGAGCCGAACCGCTCACAGAGAAGCGCTGATCCGCCACTTTGAGCCGCGGATCGACGAGTTTTGTTCAGACTGTCAAAAACGGCTCCGGCAAAACCCGCTGCGGATTCTGGACTGCAAAAAAGACAGGGATCATGAACTGCTGAAAACGGCTCCGTCGATTCTTGACTACTTAAATGAAGAATCTAAAGCATATTTTGCAAAGGTACAGCAATATCTGACGGACATCGGCATTGCATTTGAGGTCGATCCGAATCTGGTGAGAGGGCTTGACTATTACAATCACACGGCCTTTGAAATCATGAGCAATGCCGAAGGCTTCGGAGCGATTACGACGCTTGCCGGCGGGGGGCGCTATGACGGCCTTACCGAGGAGTTCGGCGGTCCGAAAGCGCCGGGCATCGGCTTTGCGATGAGCATCGAACGCCTTCTCGCCGCACTGGATGCTGAAAATGTAAAAGTCGGAGCGGATGAAGGCATTGACTGCTATATCGTGACACTTGGCGACAAAGCCAAAGACTATTCCGTATCCCTTCTCTATAAACTGAGAGAAGCGGGGATATCCGCGGAAATCGACTATGAACAGAAAAAAATGAAAGGCCAGTTTAAATCCGCCGACCGTCTCAATGCGAAATATATCGCTGTTTTGGGCGAGGATGAACTGAACCAAAATCAAATTAATGTCAAAGATGGGAAAACAGGAGATCAACAGGCCATCGGCCTTGATGATTTCATCCGTTTTTTGAAAACAAACACTGAAAGTTAA
- a CDS encoding tRNA threonylcarbamoyladenosine dehydratase, which translates to MLHQFSRNELAIGKEGLNILKNSTVAVLGVGGVGSFAAEALARSGVGRIVMVDKDDVDITNVNRQLPALLSTVGQPKVDLMKARIADINPECDVIALKMFYTEETYEQFFAYEPDYVIDASDTIHYKIHLMKECLKRGINIISSMGAANKTDPTRFQVADISKTHTDPIAKVIRTRLRKEGITKGIKVVFSDESPIVIREDVRQVVGNDEAKIRKAQMPPSSNAFVPSVAGLIMGGHVIMELLKDIPIKRVKDK; encoded by the coding sequence TTGTTACATCAGTTTTCACGCAACGAATTAGCGATTGGAAAAGAAGGTTTAAATATTTTAAAAAACAGCACGGTCGCCGTTTTGGGCGTCGGCGGGGTCGGTTCTTTCGCCGCGGAAGCGCTCGCCCGTTCAGGTGTCGGCAGAATCGTGATGGTCGATAAAGACGATGTTGACATCACGAATGTCAACCGTCAGCTGCCTGCTTTACTTTCAACGGTCGGACAGCCGAAAGTTGACTTAATGAAAGCGAGAATCGCCGATATTAATCCGGAATGCGACGTCATCGCTTTAAAAATGTTCTATACCGAAGAGACGTATGAACAGTTTTTTGCATATGAACCGGATTATGTAATCGACGCTTCAGACACGATTCATTATAAAATCCACTTAATGAAAGAGTGCCTGAAGCGCGGCATCAACATCATCTCAAGCATGGGAGCGGCCAATAAAACAGATCCGACAAGGTTTCAAGTGGCCGATATTTCAAAAACCCACACCGATCCGATTGCAAAAGTCATCCGGACGAGGCTTCGCAAGGAAGGCATTACGAAAGGCATTAAAGTCGTCTTTTCTGACGAAAGTCCGATCGTGATCCGTGAAGACGTACGCCAAGTCGTCGGAAATGATGAAGCGAAAATCCGCAAAGCGCAGATGCCGCCGTCTTCAAATGCTTTTGTTCCGTCAGTCGCAGGCTTGATTATGGGCGGCCATGTGATCATGGAGCTTTTGAAAGATATTCCGATCAAAAGGGTGAAAGATAAGTAA
- a CDS encoding SH3 domain-containing protein, producing MGINMKKRAVLILSMMLAAQAAFYTSSNTASAAIGEAVIATDEINVRSGPGLSHEIVSVVSRNESYPILEERGDWVQIQLNGGQKGWVVSWLIKKKSQVSSGSDSASGKVTSSEANLRIRKGPGTSYEVQGVFPEGEQADLLKTDGKWIKISYQNITGWVYSDYVNQGSGAKQSQSSSSHASSSKSGTVGVSTLNVRSTASHQGRIIATLQRNASVTILNEQHGWYEIEFNGQKGWAASHYILEGNKQNSGTSETSSSSEAKRQATIVYEGTNVRSGPSTSSAIVKRTGKGESYPIVSTKGDWYEIKLSNGDSAYVASWVVQTVDQAGSAGDSKSAAPPLAKRSSSGGTIKNKTVVIDAGHGGHDSGTIGTRGTLEKRLTIKTATLLAAKLRADGVNVYMTRNDDSFVSLQSRVATSHYRNADAFISIHYDSFPNASVRGNTAYYYSPSKDRKLAADVQSEIERHSPLPSRGVLFGDYFVLRENKQPAALFELGYLSHPQEEAVVSTNAYRERVTDGIRSGLENYFD from the coding sequence ATGGGAATCAATATGAAAAAAAGAGCGGTATTGATCCTATCGATGATGCTGGCAGCACAAGCAGCCTTTTATACATCGTCAAACACAGCTTCTGCAGCCATCGGGGAAGCCGTGATTGCCACCGATGAAATCAATGTCAGAAGCGGGCCTGGACTGAGCCACGAAATCGTCAGCGTCGTCAGCAGGAATGAAAGCTATCCGATTCTTGAAGAACGCGGGGATTGGGTGCAAATCCAGCTGAACGGCGGGCAAAAAGGCTGGGTCGTATCCTGGCTGATCAAGAAAAAGAGCCAAGTCTCCAGCGGATCTGATTCCGCATCGGGAAAAGTCACATCTTCCGAAGCAAACTTGAGAATCAGAAAAGGCCCCGGCACTTCATATGAAGTCCAAGGCGTATTCCCTGAAGGAGAACAGGCTGACCTGCTAAAGACCGACGGAAAATGGATAAAGATTTCCTATCAGAACATCACAGGCTGGGTCTATTCAGATTATGTCAATCAAGGTTCAGGCGCGAAACAGTCTCAATCGTCTTCATCACATGCTTCATCATCAAAATCGGGAACGGTCGGCGTATCCACCTTAAATGTCAGGAGCACAGCTTCCCATCAAGGCCGGATTATTGCCACGCTCCAACGGAATGCAAGTGTGACGATTTTAAACGAACAGCACGGCTGGTATGAAATCGAATTTAATGGACAAAAAGGCTGGGCCGCAAGCCACTATATTCTCGAAGGAAACAAACAGAACAGCGGAACCTCGGAAACAAGCAGCAGCTCCGAAGCAAAACGGCAGGCCACCATCGTGTATGAAGGCACAAATGTTAGAAGCGGGCCTTCGACATCCTCAGCGATCGTCAAACGCACGGGAAAAGGCGAGTCTTACCCGATCGTCTCTACAAAAGGAGACTGGTATGAAATCAAACTGTCAAACGGCGATTCCGCTTATGTCGCAAGCTGGGTCGTTCAGACTGTTGACCAGGCAGGCTCAGCCGGAGATTCGAAAAGCGCAGCACCGCCTTTGGCAAAGCGGTCAAGCTCGGGAGGCACAATCAAAAATAAAACGGTTGTCATCGATGCCGGACATGGAGGACATGACAGCGGGACAATCGGAACGCGGGGGACGCTCGAAAAACGGCTGACCATCAAAACGGCAACGCTTCTTGCCGCGAAACTGAGAGCCGATGGCGTCAACGTCTATATGACGCGGAATGACGATTCTTTCGTCAGCCTTCAGTCGCGGGTCGCGACCTCTCATTACCGAAACGCCGACGCTTTTATCAGCATTCATTATGATAGCTTTCCAAATGCGTCCGTCAGGGGAAATACGGCCTATTACTACAGCCCGTCCAAAGACCGGAAGCTCGCAGCAGACGTGCAGTCCGAGATCGAAAGGCACTCGCCTCTGCCAAGCCGCGGCGTACTATTCGGGGACTACTTCGTATTAAGAGAAAATAAACAGCCCGCCGCATTGTTTGAACTCGGCTACTTGAGCCATCCTCAAGAAGAAGCGGTAGTCAGCACGAACGCTTACAGAGAAAGAGTGACAGACGGCATCAGAAGCGGTCTAGAAAACTATTTTGACTAA
- a CDS encoding replication-associated recombination protein A, which yields MKPLAFRMRPTKIEEVLGQDHLVGEGKIIHRMVQAKHLSSMILYGPPGIGKTSIATAIAGSTSIAFRKLNAVINNKKDMEAIAAEAKMSGQVILILDEVHRLDKGKQDFLLPYLENGMIIMIGATTANPYHAINPAIRSRTQIFELHPLDPEQIKTAIKRALEDKHRGLGSYDVAVDDEALDHLARGCGGDVRSALNALELAVLSTKENSEGAIRITLEIAEECLQKKSFVHDKDGDAHYDVISAFQKSIRGSDVNAALHYMARLIEAGDLESLARRLLVIAYEDVGLASPQAGGRTLQAIQTAERIGFPEARIPLANAVIELCLSPKSNSAILAVDEALSDVRSGKIGDVPNHLKDAHYKGAAELGRGVEYKYPHDYENGWVKQQYLPDPLKNKVYYQPKQTGKFELALKQVYDKLMKQK from the coding sequence ATGAAACCACTCGCATTTCGAATGCGCCCTACAAAAATCGAAGAGGTTCTCGGCCAGGATCACCTGGTCGGGGAAGGAAAGATCATTCATCGGATGGTGCAGGCCAAACACCTTTCATCGATGATTCTGTACGGCCCCCCGGGCATCGGCAAAACGTCGATCGCCACGGCGATTGCCGGCAGCACGAGCATCGCTTTCCGAAAGCTGAACGCAGTCATCAATAATAAAAAGGATATGGAAGCCATTGCCGCCGAAGCAAAAATGTCGGGGCAGGTTATCTTAATCCTTGATGAGGTGCACCGGCTTGACAAAGGCAAGCAGGACTTTCTCCTTCCGTATTTGGAAAACGGCATGATTATCATGATCGGGGCGACGACAGCCAACCCGTACCATGCGATCAATCCGGCGATCAGAAGCAGAACGCAGATTTTCGAGCTGCATCCGTTAGACCCTGAACAAATCAAAACGGCCATTAAACGGGCGCTTGAAGATAAACACAGAGGCCTCGGTTCGTATGACGTTGCCGTCGATGATGAGGCGCTTGACCATTTGGCCCGCGGCTGCGGCGGAGATGTCCGCTCAGCTTTGAATGCGCTCGAACTTGCCGTATTGTCCACAAAGGAAAACAGTGAGGGAGCGATACGCATTACATTGGAAATCGCAGAAGAATGCCTGCAGAAAAAAAGCTTTGTCCATGACAAAGATGGAGACGCGCATTATGATGTCATTTCCGCCTTCCAAAAATCAATCAGAGGCTCTGATGTCAATGCTGCACTGCACTACATGGCAAGGCTTATTGAAGCGGGGGATTTGGAAAGCCTTGCACGGAGGCTGCTTGTTATCGCCTATGAGGATGTCGGGCTGGCGAGTCCGCAGGCTGGTGGAAGAACGCTTCAAGCCATTCAAACGGCGGAACGAATCGGATTTCCGGAAGCGAGGATTCCGCTGGCCAACGCCGTGATTGAGCTCTGCCTGTCTCCTAAATCGAACTCGGCGATCCTTGCAGTTGACGAAGCGCTGTCAGACGTCCGCTCCGGAAAGATCGGCGATGTGCCGAACCATTTAAAGGACGCCCATTACAAAGGAGCCGCTGAGCTTGGCAGAGGTGTGGAATACAAATATCCGCACGATTACGAGAACGGCTGGGTCAAACAGCAGTACCTGCCTGATCCGCTGAAAAACAAAGTTTACTATCAGCCGAAGCAGACGGGAAAATTTGAACTCGCACTGAAACAAGTATACGACAAGCTGATGAAACAAAAATAA
- a CDS encoding YrzK family protein — translation MRYNQRMGRAIHEQDANLHLKEHADPERAGFMEETATELGLTSKESIQNKKNRK, via the coding sequence ATGAGGTATAATCAAAGAATGGGCAGGGCGATCCATGAGCAAGATGCGAATCTGCATCTAAAGGAGCATGCGGACCCGGAGCGCGCCGGCTTCATGGAAGAAACGGCCACTGAGCTGGGGCTGACGTCCAAAGAATCAATTCAGAATAAAAAGAACCGCAAATAG
- the cymR gene encoding cysteine metabolism transcriptional regulator CymR, protein MKISTKGRYGLTIMIELAKKHGEGPTSLKSIAQTNDLSEHYLEQLVSPLRNAGLVKSIRGAYGGYILGEEPAAITAGDIIRVLEGPISPVEVLENEEPAKRELWIKIRDAVKEVLDSTTLEDLASYTEGEQEAYMFYI, encoded by the coding sequence TTGAAAATATCAACTAAAGGCAGATACGGGCTGACGATTATGATTGAGCTTGCGAAAAAGCATGGGGAAGGCCCGACTTCTTTGAAAAGTATTGCTCAGACAAACGATTTATCGGAACATTATTTGGAACAGCTTGTTTCACCTTTGCGGAACGCCGGGCTTGTGAAAAGCATTCGCGGGGCCTACGGCGGCTACATTCTTGGTGAGGAGCCTGCGGCGATTACGGCGGGCGATATCATTCGCGTCCTGGAAGGGCCGATCAGCCCGGTGGAAGTGCTTGAAAATGAGGAGCCGGCAAAGCGCGAACTGTGGATCAAGATTCGCGATGCTGTCAAGGAAGTGCTGGACTCCACGACGCTTGAAGACTTGGCCAGCTATACAGAGGGCGAGCAGGAAGCGTATATGTTTTACATTTAA